One genomic region from Cardiocondyla obscurior isolate alpha-2009 linkage group LG19, Cobs3.1, whole genome shotgun sequence encodes:
- the LOC139110143 gene encoding RCC1 and BTB domain-containing protein 1-like isoform X2 → MCTSDLRSWPIFSLLEPEFVSQIHMVVVYGNLGNEALIVTRDKMVYALGNNIAGCLGTGDAHSTLYPKKVEVLCEKDIKTFAYGSGPHVLALTNEGEVYSWGHNGYCELGNGTCNQGLIPTQVNMPILGSGLGMKRIIDIACGSHHSVALTEDGEVYAWGQNNCGQVGSSISTNQGAPRQVNSNLAGKKVVYISCGQTSTMAVIENGEVYGWGYNGVGQLGIGNYVNQMTPCRVGSLIGTVIVKVACGYAHTLALTDEGKLYVWGGNSYGQLGIGSKTNLCNPIMVKHEMGRVSDIAALHYNHISAAVGEGGRVYMWGHCRGQSVTTPTATPFSNVHDALACYGSPSVMHKPLVLYLNEESSILDCLGTAFDDPLTSDLTIQVEGQCIHVHKAILKIRCPYFRTMFQNNWAENNQSIIEHDQFSYIVYKAFLKYLYTDVIDLPVEKAIELLDLANAYCESNLKKHCIRMIKRGITVANVAYLYSIAIEYNAEELEEFCFKFALNHMTAVTQTENFAKLDENTVKTFIIKAGKAGVFKT, encoded by the exons ATGTGCACTTCGGATTTACGAAGCTGGCCAATTTTTAGTCTCTTGGAGCCAGAATTCGTGTCGCAAATCCACATGGTCGTGGTATacg GTAACTTGGGTAACGAGGCCTTAATCGTGACGAGAGACAAGATGGTGTATGCCCTGGGCAACAACATTGCTGGGTGTCTAGGAACTGGAGATGCACACAGCACCCTATACCCAAAGAAGGTGGAGGTTCTTTGCGAGAAAGACATAAAAACATTTGCATATGGCAGTGGCCCGCATGTTCTAGCACTCACAAATGAAGGAGAG GTTTATTCCTGGGGTCACAATGGCTACTGTGAGCTTGGGAATGGAACATGTAATCAAGGCCTTATACCTACGCAAGTAAATATGCCTATTTTAGGAAGTGGTCTGGGTATGAAGCGTATCATTGACATTGCCTGTGGCAGTCACCATTCTGTTGCTCTGACTGAGGATGGCGAG GTGTATGCTTGGGGACAAAATAATTGTGGGCAAGTAGGCAGCAGTATTAGTACAAATCAGGGTGCACCCAGGCAAGTAAATTCTAATTTGGCTGGGAAAAAAGTTGTTTATATTTCCTGTGGCCAGACCTCCACCATGGCAGTTATTGAAAATGGTGAGGTATATGGTTGGGGTTACAATGGTGTTGGCCAACTGGGCATAGGCAATTATGTAAACCAAATGACGCCATGCCGGGTTGGCTCGTTGATAGGCACTGTGATAG TTAAGGTGGCTTGTGGATATGCGCACACGCTGGCGCTTACCGACGAAGGAAAGCTCTACGTTTGGGGCGGGAACAGTTACGGCCAGTTGGGGATCGGCAGTAAAACAAACCTCTGTAATCCAATCATG GTTAAGCATGAAATGGGAAGGGTGTCTGACATCGCCGCTCTGCACTACAATCACATAAGCGCCGCCGTTGGCGAGGGAGGACGTGTGTACATGTGGGGCCACTGCCGTGGTCAAAGTGTCACGACTCCGACCGCCACTCCATTCTCAAATGTGCACGACGCCCTCGCTTGCTACGGATCGCCAAGCGTCATGCACAAACCGTTAGTTCTCTATCTGAATGAAGAATCGAGCATATTGGACTGTTTGGGAACTGCATTCGACGATCCC TTGACGAGCGATCTTACGATACAAGTAGAGGGCCAATGTATTCACGTGCATAAAGCTATTTTGAAAATCCGCTGTCCATATTTTAGAACTATGTTTCAAAACAATTGGGCAGAAAATAACCAAAG TATCATCGAGCATGATCAGTTTTCTTACATTGTCTATAAAGCCTTTCTCAAGTATTTATATACCGATGTGATCGATTTACCTGTGGAAAAGGCGATAG aactTTTAGATCTGGCTAATGCATATTGCGAAAGTAACTTAAAGAAACACTGTATTCGTATGATAAAACGAGGAATTACTGTAGCGAACGTTGCCTATTTATATAGTATTGCAATCGAGTATAACGCGGAG gAACTAGAGGAATTCTGCTTTAAGTTTGCTTTAAACCACATGACGGCTGTGACGCAGACGGAAAATTTCGCTAAGTTGGACGAGAATACGGTAAagacttttataattaaggCGGGCAAGGCTGGTGTTTTTAAGACGTAA
- the LOC139110143 gene encoding RCC1 and BTB domain-containing protein 1-like isoform X1 translates to MCTSDLRSWPIFSLLEPEFVSQIHMVVVYGNLGNEALIVTRDKMVYALGNNIAGCLGTGDAHSTLYPKKVEVLCEKDIKTFAYGSGPHVLALTNEGEVYSWGHNGYCELGNGTCNQGLIPTQVNMPILGSGLGMKRIIDIACGSHHSVALTEDGEVYAWGQNNCGQVGSSISTNQGAPRQVNSNLAGKKVVYISCGQTSTMAVIENGEVYGWGYNGVGQLGIGNYVNQMTPCRVGSLIGTVIVKVACGYAHTLALTDEGKLYVWGGNSYGQLGIGSKTNLCNPIMLNHQVKHEMGRVSDIAALHYNHISAAVGEGGRVYMWGHCRGQSVTTPTATPFSNVHDALACYGSPSVMHKPLVLYLNEESSILDCLGTAFDDPLTSDLTIQVEGQCIHVHKAILKIRCPYFRTMFQNNWAENNQSIIEHDQFSYIVYKAFLKYLYTDVIDLPVEKAIELLDLANAYCESNLKKHCIRMIKRGITVANVAYLYSIAIEYNAEELEEFCFKFALNHMTAVTQTENFAKLDENTVKTFIIKAGKAGVFKT, encoded by the exons ATGTGCACTTCGGATTTACGAAGCTGGCCAATTTTTAGTCTCTTGGAGCCAGAATTCGTGTCGCAAATCCACATGGTCGTGGTATacg GTAACTTGGGTAACGAGGCCTTAATCGTGACGAGAGACAAGATGGTGTATGCCCTGGGCAACAACATTGCTGGGTGTCTAGGAACTGGAGATGCACACAGCACCCTATACCCAAAGAAGGTGGAGGTTCTTTGCGAGAAAGACATAAAAACATTTGCATATGGCAGTGGCCCGCATGTTCTAGCACTCACAAATGAAGGAGAG GTTTATTCCTGGGGTCACAATGGCTACTGTGAGCTTGGGAATGGAACATGTAATCAAGGCCTTATACCTACGCAAGTAAATATGCCTATTTTAGGAAGTGGTCTGGGTATGAAGCGTATCATTGACATTGCCTGTGGCAGTCACCATTCTGTTGCTCTGACTGAGGATGGCGAG GTGTATGCTTGGGGACAAAATAATTGTGGGCAAGTAGGCAGCAGTATTAGTACAAATCAGGGTGCACCCAGGCAAGTAAATTCTAATTTGGCTGGGAAAAAAGTTGTTTATATTTCCTGTGGCCAGACCTCCACCATGGCAGTTATTGAAAATGGTGAGGTATATGGTTGGGGTTACAATGGTGTTGGCCAACTGGGCATAGGCAATTATGTAAACCAAATGACGCCATGCCGGGTTGGCTCGTTGATAGGCACTGTGATAG TTAAGGTGGCTTGTGGATATGCGCACACGCTGGCGCTTACCGACGAAGGAAAGCTCTACGTTTGGGGCGGGAACAGTTACGGCCAGTTGGGGATCGGCAGTAAAACAAACCTCTGTAATCCAATCATG tTGAACCATCAGGTTAAGCATGAAATGGGAAGGGTGTCTGACATCGCCGCTCTGCACTACAATCACATAAGCGCCGCCGTTGGCGAGGGAGGACGTGTGTACATGTGGGGCCACTGCCGTGGTCAAAGTGTCACGACTCCGACCGCCACTCCATTCTCAAATGTGCACGACGCCCTCGCTTGCTACGGATCGCCAAGCGTCATGCACAAACCGTTAGTTCTCTATCTGAATGAAGAATCGAGCATATTGGACTGTTTGGGAACTGCATTCGACGATCCC TTGACGAGCGATCTTACGATACAAGTAGAGGGCCAATGTATTCACGTGCATAAAGCTATTTTGAAAATCCGCTGTCCATATTTTAGAACTATGTTTCAAAACAATTGGGCAGAAAATAACCAAAG TATCATCGAGCATGATCAGTTTTCTTACATTGTCTATAAAGCCTTTCTCAAGTATTTATATACCGATGTGATCGATTTACCTGTGGAAAAGGCGATAG aactTTTAGATCTGGCTAATGCATATTGCGAAAGTAACTTAAAGAAACACTGTATTCGTATGATAAAACGAGGAATTACTGTAGCGAACGTTGCCTATTTATATAGTATTGCAATCGAGTATAACGCGGAG gAACTAGAGGAATTCTGCTTTAAGTTTGCTTTAAACCACATGACGGCTGTGACGCAGACGGAAAATTTCGCTAAGTTGGACGAGAATACGGTAAagacttttataattaaggCGGGCAAGGCTGGTGTTTTTAAGACGTAA
- the LOC139110142 gene encoding acetylcholinesterase: MSKNPSSWQTGRMEALLVLSLFLLLVLQPDPCRGTPSHRSRHHEHDLHSAQETSSHEDARSSRSSEDLPRPAALIGHTDDPLVVRTRKGMVRGKTLSTTTGKSVDAWFGIPYAQKPIGPLRFRHPRPVERWSGILNATTLPNSCVQILDTVFGDFPGATMWNPNTPLSEDCLYVNVVVPRPRPRNAAVMVWIFGGGFYSGSATLDVYDHKTLVSEENVILVSMQYRVASLGFLYFGTSDVPGNAGLFDQMMALQWVRDNIAAFGGNPDNVTLFGESAGAVSVSMHLLSPLSRHLFNQAIMQSGSPTAPWAIISRDESIVRGIRLAEAVGCPHDRHNLREVIDCLLTKNAEELVKNEWGTLGICEFPFVPVIDGAFLDETPQRSLATMSFKKTNILMGSNTEEGFYFIIYYLTELFRIDGAEDVKVTRDQFISAVSELNPYVNQIGRHAIIYEYSDWLHPDDPHANRDALDKIVGDYQFTCNVNEFAGRYADTGHTVYMYYYKHRSRNNPWPRWTGVMHADEINYVFGEPLDSSKGYTHEETQLSKRMMRYWANFARTGDPNIDENGELSLTYWPPHTASNKEYLTLDVNNTEIGSGPRVRQCTFWKKYLPQLLGATSKLEVGSKETCGSTSLADSGATRLLLILSLLLTGLTTLPHIQHDVKGIV, encoded by the exons ATGTCGAAGAATCCAAGTTCCTGGCAAACCGGCAGAATGGAGGCTCTGTTGGTGCTGAGCCTGTTCCTGCTTCTCGTTCTGCAGCCGGATCCCTGTCGCGGCACTCCGTCCCACCGGAGCAGGCATCACGAGCACGATCTACACTCCGCGCAGGAGACGTCGTCGCACGAGGACGCTAGAAGTTCTAGATCAAGCGAGGACCTTCCGCGGCCGGCCGCTCTCATCGGCCACACCGACGATCCGCTGGTGGTGCGCACCCGGAAAGGCATGGTTCGTGGCAAGACTTTGTCTACGACAACCGGCAAGAGCGTCGACGCCTGGTTCGGTATACCCTACGCCCAGAAACCTATTG GTCCGCTGAGGTTTCGTCATCCGCGGCCGGTCGAACGCTGGTCGGGAATACTAAACGCGACCACCCTGCCAAACAGCTGCGTGCAGATCTTGGACACGGTGTTCGGCGACTTTCCTGGTGCCACCATGTGGAATCCGAACACTCCGTTGAGCGAGGACTGCCTGTACGTGAACGTGGTGGTGCCGCGGCCCAGGCCTAGAAATGCCGCTGTCATGGTATGGATATTCGGTG GCGGTTTCTATTCCGGCTCGGCCACCCTCGACGTGTACGACCACAAGACCCTGGTGTCAGAGGAAAACGTAATCTTGGTGTCGATGCAATATCGCGTGGCCAGCCTCGGATTCCTGTACTTTGGCACATCCGACGTGCCCGGGAACGCTGGCCTCTTCGATCAGATGATGGCCCTGCAATGGGTGCGCGACAACATAGCCGCGTTTGGCGGCAATCCCGACAACGTGACGCTCTTCGGTGAAAGTGCGGGGGCAGTATCCGTCTCCATGCATCTTTTATCTCCGCTGTCCAG GCATCTATTCAACCAAGCCATCATGCAGTCGGGCTCGCCGACCGCGCCGTGGGCGATAATCTCGCGCGACGAATCGATCGTGCGCGGTATCCGACTGGCCGAGGCGGTGGGCTGTCCGCACGATCGTCACAACCTGCGCGAGGTAATCGACTGCCTGCTCACGAAGAACGCGGAGGAGTTGGTGAAGAACGAATGGGGCACCCTCGGGATCTGCGAGTTCCCGTTCGTTCCGGTGATCGACGGCGCTTTTCTCGACGAGACGCCCCAACGCTCGCTCGCCACAATGTCCTTCAAGAAGACCAACATCCTGATGGGCTCCAACACCGAGGAGGGCTTCTACTTCATTATTTACTACCTGACGGAACTGTTCCGGATCGACGGCGCCGAGGACGTAAAGGTGACGCGCGACCAGTTCATAAGCGCCGTCTCCGAGCTGAATCCCTACGTGAATCAAATCGGCCGTCACGCGATTATCTACGAATATAGCGACTGGCTGCACCCGGACGATCCGCACGCGAACCGCGATGCTCTCGACAAGATCGTCGGCGACTACCAGTTTACTTGCAACGTCAACGAATTCGCCGGCCGCTACGCCGACACCGGTCACACCGTCTACATGTACTACTATAAACATAG ATCCAGAAACAATCCGTGGCCGCGATGGACTGGAGTCATGCACGCCGATGAGATCAATTACGTCTTCGGAGAACCACTGGACTCGTCTAAGGGTTACACGCACGAGGAGACGCAGCTGTCGAAAAGGATGATGAGATATTGGGCGAACTTTGCGAGAACGGG GGATCCAAACATTGACGAGAACGGCGAGCTCTCGTTGACTTACTGGCCTCCGCACACCGCTTCCAACAAAGAGTATCTAACGTTGGATGTCAACAATACGGAGATCGGCAGTGGTCCCAGAGTGAGGCAGTGCACTTTCTGGAAGAAATATCTGCCGCAGCTACTTGGCGCTACGT CGAAACTGGAAGTCGGGTCCAAGGAGACATGCGGCAGCACGAGCCTCGCCGACTCCGGGGCGACCCGGCTACTCCTGATCTTGAGCCTGTTATTGACCGGCCTCACTACTCTGCCTCACATCCAACACGACGTCAAAGGTATCGTTTAG
- the LOC139110143 gene encoding RCC1 and BTB domain-containing protein 1-like isoform X3 — translation MCTSDLRSWPIFSLLEPEFVSQIHMVVVYGNLGNEALIVTRDKMVYALGNNIAGCLGTGDAHSTLYPKKVEVLCEKDIKTFAYGSGPHVLALTNEGEVYSWGHNGYCELGNGTCNQGLIPTQVNMPILGSGLGMKRIIDIACGSHHSVALTEDGEVYAWGQNNCGQVGSSISTNQGAPRQVNSNLAGKKVVYISCGQTSTMAVIENGEVYGWGYNGVGQLGIGNYVNQMTPCRVGSLIGTVIVKVACGYAHTLALTDEGKLYVWGGNSYGQLGIGSKTNLCNPIMLNHQVKHEMGRVSDIAALHYNHISAAVGEGGRVYMWGHCRGQSVTTPTATPFSNVHDALACYGSPSVMHKPLVLYLNEESSILDCLGTAFDDPLTSDLTIQVEGQCIHVHKAILKIRCPYFRTMFQNNWAENNQSIIEHDQFSYIVYKAFLKYLYTDVIDLPVEKAIELLDLANAYCESNLKKHCIRMIKRGITVANVAYLYSIAIEYNAE, via the exons ATGTGCACTTCGGATTTACGAAGCTGGCCAATTTTTAGTCTCTTGGAGCCAGAATTCGTGTCGCAAATCCACATGGTCGTGGTATacg GTAACTTGGGTAACGAGGCCTTAATCGTGACGAGAGACAAGATGGTGTATGCCCTGGGCAACAACATTGCTGGGTGTCTAGGAACTGGAGATGCACACAGCACCCTATACCCAAAGAAGGTGGAGGTTCTTTGCGAGAAAGACATAAAAACATTTGCATATGGCAGTGGCCCGCATGTTCTAGCACTCACAAATGAAGGAGAG GTTTATTCCTGGGGTCACAATGGCTACTGTGAGCTTGGGAATGGAACATGTAATCAAGGCCTTATACCTACGCAAGTAAATATGCCTATTTTAGGAAGTGGTCTGGGTATGAAGCGTATCATTGACATTGCCTGTGGCAGTCACCATTCTGTTGCTCTGACTGAGGATGGCGAG GTGTATGCTTGGGGACAAAATAATTGTGGGCAAGTAGGCAGCAGTATTAGTACAAATCAGGGTGCACCCAGGCAAGTAAATTCTAATTTGGCTGGGAAAAAAGTTGTTTATATTTCCTGTGGCCAGACCTCCACCATGGCAGTTATTGAAAATGGTGAGGTATATGGTTGGGGTTACAATGGTGTTGGCCAACTGGGCATAGGCAATTATGTAAACCAAATGACGCCATGCCGGGTTGGCTCGTTGATAGGCACTGTGATAG TTAAGGTGGCTTGTGGATATGCGCACACGCTGGCGCTTACCGACGAAGGAAAGCTCTACGTTTGGGGCGGGAACAGTTACGGCCAGTTGGGGATCGGCAGTAAAACAAACCTCTGTAATCCAATCATG tTGAACCATCAGGTTAAGCATGAAATGGGAAGGGTGTCTGACATCGCCGCTCTGCACTACAATCACATAAGCGCCGCCGTTGGCGAGGGAGGACGTGTGTACATGTGGGGCCACTGCCGTGGTCAAAGTGTCACGACTCCGACCGCCACTCCATTCTCAAATGTGCACGACGCCCTCGCTTGCTACGGATCGCCAAGCGTCATGCACAAACCGTTAGTTCTCTATCTGAATGAAGAATCGAGCATATTGGACTGTTTGGGAACTGCATTCGACGATCCC TTGACGAGCGATCTTACGATACAAGTAGAGGGCCAATGTATTCACGTGCATAAAGCTATTTTGAAAATCCGCTGTCCATATTTTAGAACTATGTTTCAAAACAATTGGGCAGAAAATAACCAAAG TATCATCGAGCATGATCAGTTTTCTTACATTGTCTATAAAGCCTTTCTCAAGTATTTATATACCGATGTGATCGATTTACCTGTGGAAAAGGCGATAG aactTTTAGATCTGGCTAATGCATATTGCGAAAGTAACTTAAAGAAACACTGTATTCGTATGATAAAACGAGGAATTACTGTAGCGAACGTTGCCTATTTATATAGTATTGCAATCGAGTATAACGCGGAG TGA